Genomic DNA from Hypomesus transpacificus isolate Combined female chromosome 19, fHypTra1, whole genome shotgun sequence:
AATGTTCTGTTAGAGAGCATGTCtgtgatggagtgtgtgtgatggtccAGTACTTCATGACTTTGAGCTTGTAAGTGGGTCAAGGCTGCTCCTCTCAGAGACACAGTGATTGGTGGATTTACCCTTCAGCTAACtgccccatgcacacacacactggcacactcacacacacaccttgacacacacagaaaggaagGTGGATGAAAGGTGATTGGGTGGATCTCCTCCCTACGCTAAAAAACTCAAATGAAACATTTATCTTAGGAAGGTACTTCGGTATGCAGTcagaatacacacagacaaaaaaatactacacacacagctcgcccatacacctacacacacactgagaggaggcaggcagcttgtgtgtgtgtgtgtgtgggcggtatATGACAGCCTCTGCTCTGACCTCATGTCCCCATCTTCACTCTGACTGACTGTGAGGTGCGTTAGTGTGTGTACCCTTTAAcaccaggagaggagagtgttCTGGCTGTCAAGTTGCCATTTAAActgccagcctccctctctcagacaccAGCCTCCTTCTCCACGTTAACCTGCCAAGCTAAAGGCTTGTTCCTATGAGACTGTGTTAGCGTAGTAAGTTAAAGGCCAGATCTCAGTTCTCCTCTCAGCCATGCCAACTGAACTAGCTCTGTATTATTAATGCAGTTGTAGCTTCTgagtgtatgcacacacacactcacacacttcgtTGAACAGCATAAAAACATTGTATAACACATAAGTGAGAATGTTCGCTGTCCCCCTTCTTCCAGGTCCTTTGAGTAAGTGCCAATTGGAATatgaaacagtgtgtgtgtgggggggggggctgtgtatgtgtgtatctgtaggaTAGAACACCACCTCTATTtcactatggtgtgtgtgtgtgtacgtgtacacATAGGCCATACATGAATGCTTCTGTTCAGGCTTGTGTGAGTTGCCACAGCATGTCCGTGTGCTATTGTTTGACTTTGATGCTAATGACAAATTATACATaataacaattttttttaatgacaCTGATATTTTGTGTGAGACACCACTAAGCACCTTTCTGTGTTCATCCTGGTTTCCAGTTACCCAGAATGCTCTACTGCTCCATACCTGATCATCTCCTGTGGTTCCTGCTCCTGGTTcaaactggagagagaaaacacGACAAGACCAATCACAATCTGTGTTTTAATGAAGCTCGTCTCTACCTAGTTACCTGCTTCAGTTACCTGCTAGTTAAGAACCATAGAAAAACACCAGATGACAAAGACAACCACCAAGACCTTTTAATCGAGCCCAGAGCAGGTCTAGACAGTTTAAGGCTGTGGTTGATTTAGTGGGTCTGGATGAGTGTATATACAGGTCTAGACCAGGACCCAGACCATGACCCAGACTAGACCAGGACTAGACCAGGACCTAGACTAGACCATGACCTAGACTAGACCAGGACTAGACCATGACCCAGACTAGACCAGGACTAGACTAGGACCTAGACTAGACCAGGACCAGGTCCAGCTCCTCCTAGAACCTCAGCTGGGTTCTCCTCCTGGCAGGGTTGGTTCTAAGAGTGTGGTCGCTAGCCAATCCCAGCCCTCCTTTTGGGGTCGTGTCACAGTTGTAGCTTGGTCTAAAGGACCAATCAGAGAGCGTCATTATGGGGTAGGTATCctataataggtgcgttcgacatggactgacttcatgcagcgctgcagccggctgcaggcggctgacttgagaCAATGAATTCTGGTTAggctttttgtccgacttgggACGGCGCcgacgtcactgtgacgtagccatcaaagtatcgtgagatcgatttgagaactgccggctgtgtagccgagcgcttattctcaagagcaactgcacgggttctagtgacgacacagctatttcatgattggccagactcacacacgacaactttgacgcgtgttttgtaattattctgacaccttcagtttcgccaatgctcaaatccggaccaaactgtttaattgaactACGaatttgttgaagaaagggttttagtacGCCTCTTCACTAACTGAAAGGTTAACTATAAATGAAGTAGcctaaagtaagcaaacagcgcttgatcggccatgactgatgacaacgcagcaaaccaggagaagctggaatgtccgacttcacagagccgttttcaactcctccccgactgcaagcggctactctcgccggtcgtttcatgcagccgcagtccatgtcgaacgcacctattactaCAACGGAGTCACAGTATCTGGTTACCATGGTAGCGAGCTGGAGAAGGTTCAgggcatagatatatatatctatggttcaGAGAGTCAGCTGACCTAaacgtgatgatgatgaggaggaataAGCTCTGCAGAGTTCTATAAACCTTCAGCTCAGTCTAAAACACTGTTTAATTATGCAGAGATAAAAGATTACATTCATAtgttgcggtgtgtgtgtgtgtgtgtgtgtagagaaggGATTGGGCTACAGGGGCTACCACAGCACTTTGGTCATCATGTGAttggaggggagcagggaagcAGCCAGCCAATGGGAGTGGTTGGTTCAGTATTGTGCCTTTTGATTGGTGATTTAGCTAAATATTCTCTTGGTAAATGGAAGGGGCATAGagaggtgcattgtgggaaacaGAAAGACTTGTGCAGTGTAAGCTCCACCCCCCCGCGTTGCAGCAGACATTCACAGATCagagttgttgttgtttgtgaaatttgtttgtttacaaataaacaaacaaaaacaaaacaatgaggcagggggcctcccccccctctggaGTTTtcttaagaaaaaaaaactggttGTCGTAGAAACGATACGGCTGCTGCAAATATAGAACTTCTCTTCATTTGTACAGTGTTCCATCGCCCGTCGCCATGGAAATGAGAGTCAATGTGTGTATTAGTCCAGAGAGACAAGAACAGGAGGAGGTTCTCACATGAAGAACCCGGTTCCAACGTTCTCTGGTAAACAAAAATGTTGACATTACCCGACGTGATgtcgtttgttgttgttgacaaagTACATGTGTTGTTGATGAGTACGCAACAACAGTCTATCCACATTTCACTGTACAGGCCCATGCGATATTCAAATAATACTAAAGATAACAATAATATTGATAATGAGAATAATAATGAGAATAATAATCAATAGTAAGAATAACATGTATTCTAATGTTTGTAAGTCTTTAAGTACATTATCTAAGTAGAAAAGAGATCTTTAGTCACATGTTCTCCACAGTGAGAATGCTACTATAATATATAGTATAGAATACTATAATCTACCCAGTTACACAGTCGGTCATCCAGCTTCTCCCACACCAATGGTGGGTCATGTCTAATGGCTACAGGTTCTGATTGGTCCGTGTGTATAGAGACAGAGctgattggtgtgtgtggggtcccAATACTGCCtttttcaatgtgtgtgtgtgtttgtctatacATTACCCTAAACCTGTCTATACATTACCCTAAACCTGTCTATACATTACCATAAACCTGTCTATACATTACCATAAACCTGTCTATACTTTACCCTAAACCTGTCTATACATTACCCTAAACCTGTCTATACTTTACCCTAACCTGTCTATACATTACCCTAAACCTGTCTATACATTACCCTAAATCTGTCTATACTTGACCTTAACCCTGTCTACATTagagcaagtgtgtgtattcatacattgatgtgtgtctgtgtgtgtataccgctacatgtatgtatgtgtgtgtgtcattgtttgTATCAGTGTggatgtatgcatgtgtgtatcagagtgtgtatctattagtcaagtgtgtgtgtctaactctgtgtgtgtatcagagtgtgtatctattagtcaagtgtgtgtgtatcagagtgtgtatctattagtcaagtgtgtgtgtctaactctgtgtgtgtatcagagtgtgtatctattagtcaagtgtgtgtgtatcagggtgtgtatctattagtcaagtgtgtgtgtatcagagtgtgtatctattagtcaagtgtgtgtgtatcagagtgtgtatctattagtcaagtgtgtgtgtatctattagtcaagtgtgtgtgtatcagggtgtgtatctattagtcaagtgtgtgtgtatcagagtgtgtatctattagtcaagtgtgtgtgtatcagggtgtgtatctattagtcaagtgtgtgtgtatcagggtgtgtatctattagtcaagtgtgtgtgtatcagggtgtgtatctattagtcaagtgtgtgtgtatcagggtgtgtatctattagtcaagtgtgtgtgtatcagagtgtgtatctattagtcaagtgtgtgtgtctaactctgtgtgtgtatcagagtgtgtatctattagtcaagtgtgtgtgtatcagggtgtgtatctattagtcaagtgtgtgtgtatcagggtgtgtatctattagtcaagtgtgtgtgtatcagagtgtgtatctattagtcaagtgtgtgtgtatcagggtgtgtatctattagtcaagtgtgtgtgtatcagagtgtgtatctattagtcaagtgtgtgtgtctaactctgtgtgtgtatcagagtgtgtatctattagtcaagtgtgtgtgtatcagggtgtgtatctattagtcaagtgtgtgtgtatcagggtgtgtatctattagtcaagtgtgtgtgtatcagagtgtgtatctattagtcaagtgtgtgtgtatcagggtgtgtatctattagtcaagtgtgtgtgtatcagagtgtgtatctattagtcaagtgtgtgtgtctaactctgtgtgtgtatcagagtgtgtatctattagtcaagtgtgtgtgtatcagggtgtgtatctattagtcaagtgtgtgtgtatcagagtgtgtatctattagtcaagtgtgtgtgtatcagagtgtgtatctattagtcaagtgtgtgtgtatcagggtgtgtatctattagtcaagtgtgtgtgtatcagggtgtgtatctattagtcaagtgtgtgtgtatcagagtgtgtatctattagtcaagtgtgtgtgtatcagggtgtgtatctattagtcaagtgtgtgtgtatcagggtgtgtatctattagtcaagtgtgtgtgtatcagggtgtgtatctattagtcaagtgtgtgtgtatcagagtgtgtatctattagtcaagtgtgtgtgtatcagggtgtgtatctattagtcaagtgtgtgtgtatcagagtgtgtatctattagtcaagtgtgtgtgtatcagagtgtgtatctattagtcaagtgtgtgtgtatcagggtgtgtatctattagtcaagtgtgtgtgtatcagggtgtgtatctattagtcaagtgtgtgtgtatcagggtgtgtatctattagtcaagtgtgtgtgtatcagggtgtgtatctattagtcaagtgtgtgtgtatctattagtcaagtgtgtgtgtatcagagtgtgtatctattagtcaagtgtgtgtgtatcagggtgtgtatctattagtcaagtgtgtgtgtatcagggtgtgtatctattagtcaagtgtgtgtgtatcagggtgtgtatctattagtcaagtgtgtgtgtatcagagtgtgtatctattagtcaagtgtgtgtgtctaactctgtgtgtgtatcagggtgtgtatctattagtcaagtgtgtgtgtatcagagtgtgtatctattagtcaagtgtgtgtgtctaactctgtgtgtgtatcagtgtgtgtatctattagtcaagtgtgtgtcTAACTCTGTGTAtgtatcagagtgtgtatcagagtgtgtatcagtgtgtgtatcagagtgtgtatcagagtgtgtatcagtgtgtgtatcagagtgtgtatcagagtgtgtatcagtgtgtgtatcagagtgtgtatcagtgtgtgtatcagagtgtgtatcagtgtgtgtgtatcagagtgtgtatcagtgtgtgtgtatcagagtgtgtatcagagtgtgtatcagtgtgtgtatcagagtgtgtatcagagtgtgtatcagtgtgtttatcagagtgtgtatcagtgtgtgtgtatcagagtgtgtatcagtgtgtgtgtatcagagtgtgtatcagagtgtgtatcCTAGCCCCCCGCCAGTTCAAGCCTTCTGCTGAGAGGACACCCCCTTCCAGTAGTCCAGGATGTCGTGCAGGTCCTCATCCTGGGCCAGCTGCACCTTCCTGCGGAGGGCGTGTCCGGCCGCCACgtactcctcctcctgccggtGCCTCCTCCGGTGCATCTTGAAGCGCTGCCAGAGGCCCCTGCCCGGCCCGCAGGACGCCTCGGGGCTGGAGCCCGCGCTGGAGCTCAGGCTCTGGTAGTGAGGCGACAGCGGAGGGTAGGGGGGCTCCGCCCGGGCAGCGCGGCCCAGGGAGAGGGCCTGGAGGTGGGGCGGGAGGTCAGGAAGAGCTGGGAGGTCTGGGCAGAGCCCCAGGGGCCCAGGGTAGGAGTGCCGGTGCTCGTGGTACTGCCGGAGACGCTGGGCTTCCGCACGCAAGATGGCCGCCGCTGGCGTCACGGTGAGGATTGGGTCTCCGGCACCGCCTGCTGGGCTGGAGGTTTGGTCTGAgtacctggaggggggaggagggggagaagtgAGGTCACTTCCTACATCCTGTCTGTGTGAGGTTACTTTCTACATCCTGTCTGtgtgaggtcacttcctgtgtgtgcgtaccGTAGGTCGTGGGTGGAGGCCCCTGGGGGCCGGTAGGACCGCGGGCTCCGGGCTGACCCACTGGACGAGACACTGGGGCGCTTTGAGGGCGGAGCCTCCATGCTGTGGTGCCGCTGGATTGGATGGTGGTAAGCCCCGCCTTTATACACCGGGGACAGGAAACCGCCGCCTCCCCCGCTTCCTGTCCCGCCCCCTGCTTTGCTGGGTTGGTCGGAGATCAGCATTAGCTGGGCGTCGCGGCCGGGGGAGGAGGTTGGCATGGCGCTGGGTTTGGCCCCACCCCCGGTGGCGGCCTGGAAGGAAGTGGACTCGGACTTGAGCGCGTCAATGCAGTTGTTGATGATCTGGTTAACCTTGTCCACCTCCTTGGCGATGGTCGAAATCTCTGCAACCGACCCCTGAGTGGGAGGagacatccccctctccctctctctctctctctccctctctctctctctctccctctctctctccctttccctttccctctctctttccctctctctatctctttccctctctctttccctctccctctctctctccctctctctctccctctcccctccgccTCGCACCTCCAAATAGCTGGCCTTGTTCTTGGGAGTCTCGATGATCTCCTGGATGGTGTACTGTTCCAGCTCTCCTCCCAGGTAGGGCAGGCGCGACAGACTTTCCCCAGCCGAGAGGCCCTGTTTCTGGGAGAGCTGGGAGAGtgagcccctgcctccctccagctcgcccacaccccctcctccgtACTTCAGCTCAATGAGCGTGCGCTGGATCCTGTTCCAAAcaagcatcacatcaaacagtcAAGCGCACGCTTCATTAGACCTAACTAAGAATTGTTTTGTAACTTTTAGGTGTGTTAGGGTGCATACTGCCCCAACATTCTGCGACccacctctccatcttcctctgcttctcctcacGATGTCTCCGCCTCCTCAGACAGTGGCAGGCCACGCCCAGGACCACCACCATGCCAAACAGACATCCCAGAATACCCATGATGTACAGCGTCGCCGACGACTGGGTGACGGCAGGTCCGGGCCCGGCCTTGCCTCCTACTGTGAGGGTGAGGCAGGTGTGGTTGTGGCGCAGGGCGTGGCGCACCGACACCACACAGTAGGTGTAAAGCGTGTGGGGCTTCAGGTCCCTCAGCTCCACGTCCTCCTGCTGGCTGTGCAGCTTCTGGATGTCTGTGGAGAAGCTGTTGTTGTACAGGGCCAGGGTGTACATCTTCCTGAAGGGCTGGGGGATCCGGACCGAGAGCACCGCGCTGGTGGGAGTCACCTGTGTCACCCGCATGTCCGGCCCCGAGTCCAGGGAGGTGGGGCCGATGCTGATTGGCTCCTCGGGAACAGGGGGCGGGTCCCCGGAGTAGCAGTCGTCCAGTGCACatggcggggggcgggggggccggGTGGTGGCGTCCAAGACCCCCACGATGTACGGGGGGCCGCTGCTGTCCTCACACACCATACTGAGCACGTGCAGAGCGTTGCGGAAGGCGGGCTGCCGGGGGTTCTGGCTGACCAGGAAGTAGCCGTAGAAGCCAGTGGGCGTGTCGCAGGCCATGCGCTCGTTGGTGCGGTTGGGGAACAGGGCTAGCCAGCGCAGGAAGCCCAGCAGCTCACAGGAGCAGTTGAAGGGGTTAGTGTACAGCTCGCACGTGCTCAGACGGGACAGGCTGGAAAACACAGCGCCATCTAGCTGCTGGATCCTGCAACAACAGGTACCATATTAAACAACTACAGTAACTAACACTATAATAGTTCTATGTAAAACAACACTTGTAtacagtgttgggggtaacgcgTTATGCAATATAACGAGTTACATAATATCATTACTTAAGGGAGTAACAAAGTAACAAAACGCATTACCTTTTGACATTGAGTAATATTACAGACATCCCAAATCTCCCGGAAGGTCCGGTAGTCTCCCTCATTTCTCCCTGACGCCCggaaatgctatacaatctcgcGGAAATTGTGGATTTTGTATTTCGAGCGagcaagaggggggggggggtatacgtGCTGGTTGAGGGAGTACTTCATGTGTCCGGATTGcatcccggggggggggggggggaacctcccggaaatgagtctctgcaggttggggcTGTCTTATATTATTACAGTTACTTATTTAAGTAACTTGCGTTACTTTTCCAAGTTACTGCATGAATTCAACAAAATAGCCTTATAAATATAGATTGTTGCCTAAAGGACACTTCCTGggcacagtagcctactgtttgCCTTTGATTCATTTTTTACATTGATGTGGCCTCTtcattttgctctcaaagtttgacaaaacacacagataacTTTGGtcccattcagaatcttattggcatccattttggcgtctcgcgctcgccatccactcaaaacgtaacgttagcctactactctttggCCGGCTCgtaagcccaaacaagtgtgtgcggcgtgcctgttgttctgtttccggtctagctacatccggtgtggtgttgtagtttttctaacgtcagtagttgttgcaacagcatgtgaaaaaaactacaaggtttgctaggccaaaaagaacgttaatctcgCGATAAAAAGAATtacgccgttaaaatgggtttgcttTAACgctgttaataacgcgtttaactgacagcactaatatacaGCACATTTTGAtgttatacatgtatatattatattatgtaATATATAATGTTTGTTATATTTGATGTTATATTtgatattatattttatttatattttatttatatttacattataTAGATATAATTGATTGTAATATTTTCTGTAGCTaaattatataaaaaatatataatatatatatatatttccagTATTCCAGTGTTGATGATGAGGTGAGGCAGCACCTGTTCATGGAGAGGTCGATGTTCTCGATGTTGGGACACTCCTCGAAGGTGTTGGGGCTCACGCTCTCGATCAGGTTAGCCTGCAGGTAGAGGTACTGCAGCCTCCCCAGGCCCCGCAGCATGCCCTCAGTCAGGTTCCTCAGCCTGGGGACACCCAACACACCTGGACACTaatacacccctacacacacacctggacacccctacacacacctggacacccctacacacacctggacaccccTACATACACCTagacacccctacacacacacctggacacccctacacacacctggacactaatacacccctacacacacctggacacccctacacacacctggacaccccTACATACACCTagacacccctacacacacacctggacacccctacacacacctggacactaatacacccctacacacacctggacacccctacacacacacctggacactaatacacccctacacacacacctgaacacccctacacacacctggacacccctacacacacctggacacccctacacacacacctggacactacacacacctggacacccctacacacacacctggacacacacctgaacacccctacacacacctggacacccctacacacacctacacccctacacacacacctggacactaatacacccctacacacaccacccctacacacacacctggacactaatacacccctacacacacacctggacacccctacacacacctggacatccctacacacacctggacacacacacacctggacactaatacacccctacacacacctggacacccctacacacacctggacacccctacacacacctggacacccctacacacacctggacacccctacacacacctggacacccctacacctctacccccccccccctcacctgttgaAGCCCAGCTGCAGCACCTGCAGGTTGTATTGGGCTGAGAAGGCCCCGTCCTCTATGTAGGATACGTCATTCTTGGTGAGGTTGAGGTAGGTGAGGTTGGAGAAGCGTCCCAGGGCGGAGAACAGCACGGAGCGGATCTTGTTCTCGTTGAGGCGCAGGTCCAGGATGGTGTTGTTGATGTGCTGGGGGATGCTCTCATACGGGGGCTGGTTCTGGCTGCAGATGGCCAGCCACACAAAGCCCTTCTCCCCCTCGATCAGCCAGCAGTCGCCCGTTGCCCCCGGGAACCGCATGAGTGACAGGAGGGCCAGCCAATAGACGGCAGTGGCCGCCGCAACGGTAAGAGAAGCCCCGCCCGCCAGAGTGGGAGTGCACGTTGTCATGACTTCCGCCGTGATGACGCCAGGTGTGTTGCCGTGgttttatgtgtgtctgtcagtctgtccgtcttcctgtctgtctgtccgcctcATTGGCAAGACTTGTTCTGATTGGACGGGGCTGGGCAGGTTTCATCTGATTGGCTGGCGTTTGGGGTCAGGAGCGGGTGCAGCACTGTGTTATTCCTCGCATCCAATTGGTTGGAGTTAATTTCCTCTTTGGGTGTCGGCATCTctgattggataacagtctGTGCTGCTGCCTTCTCATTGGTgctggagagagaaataaacacacctgctgtttaacacgtgtgtgtgtgtgtgtgagagagagggaatgtgtgtgggtgtgagataaagagaaggtgtgagtgtgagagaatatgtgtgtgtgcgtgtgcgtgtgtgtgtgggggggggtagctATGCTTCCAGCAGTTAACTGGagtagagggagacagacctGGCCAATTGCAGACACTATTAAGCTGAATATGGATGCTCCttttactacacacacacaccacacacacaccacacacacctaacgAAGCTCTCCACTCAGTTACTCATTAATTAGTCTGCAGCACTACCCTGGTTACCACATGCAAGAGTACCATGTCAACAGctgctgaggggaggaggggagagaggatgggaggagagaagagaggtggaggggaggagagaggaggggaggagagaagaggggagaggaggaaacagggggagagaggagaggaggggagtagaggagagaggaggacaggggagaggggaggagagaggatgggaggagagaggagcggaggagaggagaggggagaggaggaaacggggagagaggagaggaggggagtagaggagagaggaggacaggggagaggggaggagagaggatgggaggagagaggagcggaggagaggagaggagaaaagaggagggaaggataggggagaggaggagagaaggtgaggggaggaggaggagcctcagACCTGACGCCAACATAAtgtacaggaagtgatgtcattgcTGGCTGAGATTAAGTAAGTGGAGGATGAACaaatctgctgtgtgtgtgtgtgtcttccatcCAGTCAGCACAATCTATTATTGATGGTGTGACTTCCTCCTACATAGCATGCGACTAACTCCACATGAGTTCAcaag
This window encodes:
- the elfn1b gene encoding protein ELFN1 — protein: MTTCTPTLAGGASLTVAAATAVYWLALLSLMRFPGATGDCWLIEGEKGFVWLAICSQNQPPYESIPQHINNTILDLRLNENKIRSVLFSALGRFSNLTYLNLTKNDVSYIEDGAFSAQYNLQVLQLGFNRLRNLTEGMLRGLGRLQYLYLQANLIESVSPNTFEECPNIENIDLSMNRIQQLDGAVFSSLSRLSTCELYTNPFNCSCELLGFLRWLALFPNRTNERMACDTPTGFYGYFLVSQNPRQPAFRNALHVLSMVCEDSSGPPYIVGVLDATTRPPRPPPCALDDCYSGDPPPVPEEPISIGPTSLDSGPDMRVTQVTPTSAVLSVRIPQPFRKMYTLALYNNSFSTDIQKLHSQQEDVELRDLKPHTLYTYCVVSVRHALRHNHTCLTLTVGGKAGPGPAVTQSSATLYIMGILGCLFGMVVVLGVACHCLRRRRHREEKQRKMERIQRTLIELKYGGGGVGELEGGRGSLSQLSQKQGLSAGESLSRLPYLGGELEQYTIQEIIETPKNKASYLEVRERERERERERERGMSPPTQGSVAEISTIAKEVDKVNQIINNCIDALKSESTSFQAATGGGAKPSAMPTSSPGRDAQLMLISDQPSKAGGGTGSGGGGGFLSPVYKGGAYHHPIQRHHSMEAPPSKRPSVSSSGSARSPRSYRPPGASTHDLRYSDQTSSPAGGAGDPILTVTPAAAILRAEAQRLRQYHEHRHSYPGPLGLCPDLPALPDLPPHLQALSLGRAARAEPPYPPLSPHYQSLSSSAGSSPEASCGPGRGLWQRFKMHRRRHRQEEEYVAAGHALRRKVQLAQDEDLHDILDYWKGVSSQQKA